One stretch of Macaca nemestrina isolate mMacNem1 chromosome 17, mMacNem.hap1, whole genome shotgun sequence DNA includes these proteins:
- the LOC105476919 gene encoding TBC1 domain family member 3D-like isoform X4: MWHLDKEGLCAQCSSFSWLLWMLNIGNFLGLILRLWDIYLLEGEQMLMPITSTAFKVQRKRLMKTSRSGLWARFRDQFFHTWALDDDTVLNHLWASMKKLTRKHGDLPPPGPSRALDEPDPFLRASAPPCKR, from the exons ATGTGGCATCTG GACAAGGAAGGTCTGTGCGCACAGTGTTCCTCATTCAGCTGGCTTCTCTGGATGCTGAATATTGGG AACTTTCTCGGGCTCATCCTGCGCCTGTGGGACATATATTTGCTGGAAGGGGAACAGATGTTGATGCCGATAACAAGCACTGCCTTTAAGGTTCAGAGGA AGCGCCTCATGAAGACGTCCAGGTCTGGCCTGTGGGCACGTTTTCGAGACCAGTTCTTCCATACCTGGGCCCTGGATGATGACACTGTTCTTAATCATCTTTGGGCCTCTATGAAGAAACTAACAAGGAAGCATGGGGACCTGCCACCCCCAG GGCCCTCAAGGGCACTAGACGAGCCAGACCCATTCCTGAGAGCCTCCGCCCCTCCCTGCAAGCGCTGA
- the LOC105476919 gene encoding TBC1 domain family member 3B-like isoform X3 — protein MWHLDKEGLCAQCSSFSWLLWMLNIGNFLGLILRLWDIYLLEGEQMLMPITSTAFKVQRKRLMKTSRSGLWARFRDQFFHTWALDDDTVLNHLWASMKKLTRKHGDLPPPGGTRPFLWDQQTIGVSSVSDHGATQRP, from the exons ATGTGGCATCTG GACAAGGAAGGTCTGTGCGCACAGTGTTCCTCATTCAGCTGGCTTCTCTGGATGCTGAATATTGGG AACTTTCTCGGGCTCATCCTGCGCCTGTGGGACATATATTTGCTGGAAGGGGAACAGATGTTGATGCCGATAACAAGCACTGCCTTTAAGGTTCAGAGGA AGCGCCTCATGAAGACGTCCAGGTCTGGCCTGTGGGCACGTTTTCGAGACCAGTTCTTCCATACCTGGGCCCTGGATGATGACACTGTTCTTAATCATCTTTGGGCCTCTATGAAGAAACTAACAAGGAAGCATGGGGACCTGCCACCCCCAG GTGGCACACGCCCCTTCCTCTGGGATCAGCAGACTATAGGTGTGTCCTCAGTGTCAGACCACGGGGCCACACAGAGACCCTGA
- the LOC105476919 gene encoding TBC1 domain family member 3B-like isoform X5 — translation MWHLDKEGLCAQCSSFSWLLWMLNIGNFLGLILRLWDIYLLEGEQMLMPITSTAFKVQRKRLMKTSRSGLWARFRDQFFHTWALDDDTVLNHLWASMKKLTRKHGDLPPPGPTALGQDCVAGSPQPG, via the exons ATGTGGCATCTG GACAAGGAAGGTCTGTGCGCACAGTGTTCCTCATTCAGCTGGCTTCTCTGGATGCTGAATATTGGG AACTTTCTCGGGCTCATCCTGCGCCTGTGGGACATATATTTGCTGGAAGGGGAACAGATGTTGATGCCGATAACAAGCACTGCCTTTAAGGTTCAGAGGA AGCGCCTCATGAAGACGTCCAGGTCTGGCCTGTGGGCACGTTTTCGAGACCAGTTCTTCCATACCTGGGCCCTGGATGATGACACTGTTCTTAATCATCTTTGGGCCTCTATGAAGAAACTAACAAGGAAGCATGGGGACCTGCCACCCCCAG GCCCAACAGCCCTGGGACAAGATTGTGTAGCAGGAAGCCCCCAACCAGGCTGA
- the LOC105476919 gene encoding TBC1 domain family member 3B-like isoform X6, with the protein MWHLDKEGLCAQCSSFSWLLWMLNIGNFLGLILRLWDIYLLEGEQMLMPITSTAFKVQRKRLMKTSRSGLWARFRDQFFHTWALDDDTVLNHLWASMKKLTRKHGDLPPPASPHQVAHAPSSGISRL; encoded by the exons ATGTGGCATCTG GACAAGGAAGGTCTGTGCGCACAGTGTTCCTCATTCAGCTGGCTTCTCTGGATGCTGAATATTGGG AACTTTCTCGGGCTCATCCTGCGCCTGTGGGACATATATTTGCTGGAAGGGGAACAGATGTTGATGCCGATAACAAGCACTGCCTTTAAGGTTCAGAGGA AGCGCCTCATGAAGACGTCCAGGTCTGGCCTGTGGGCACGTTTTCGAGACCAGTTCTTCCATACCTGGGCCCTGGATGATGACACTGTTCTTAATCATCTTTGGGCCTCTATGAAGAAACTAACAAGGAAGCATGGGGACCTGCCACCCCCAG CTTCCCCACACCAGGTGGCACACGCCCCTTCCTCTGGGATCAGCAGACTATAG